A region from the Riemerella anatipestifer genome encodes:
- a CDS encoding inorganic phosphate transporter: protein MEYFIFVIILLFVLAIADLIVGVSNDAVNFLNSAIGSKAAPYKTIIITAIIGVILGSVFSSGIMEIARKGIFYPQHFTFDIILIIFLAVMLTDIILLDIFNSLGLPTSTTVSIVFELLGAALISGILFSMAKDDKISEIGKYINFESTSNIVSGIFLSILIAFTAGVVIQYLCRLLFTFQYESKLEKYGALYSGAGITSIVYFLLIKGLKGTTIISSESRDFINNHTWTILGTIFLVATTILFILQKQYKINPLKIVVLAGTFSLAMAFAGNDLVNFIGVPITGFLAFNHWKETGIPANELYQDYLASNDVIVPNYMLIIAGIVMGLTIWLSAKAKKVTETEVNLGRQDEGDERFKPNAISRSIVNSSLVLGNIFSVIIPTSIAKRYNKSFEKSKIEEATVVQESPAFDLVRAATNLIVASILIAWATSMKLPLSTTYVSFMVAMGSSLADKAWGRESAVYRVAGVLSVIGGWFITAFIAFTVSALFAFILYKGGEIGTYILVALVFTFIIASQISFSKKEKKNKTAEDKFSILDQEDLNLVEKYRSLVSSVISEIAQSYDDAINGLRQGDMAKLEKAHKTVLDLEEHGNKLKSKSIKYIKGLTSGDRDTSEVLLLSSDFIQDLTQSTKSLSNECLFYVKNLHQLTDVEFMKELDILETKMNQFFNHILVSLEQPESESLDEIKKLRNAVRAHINEKLEGQIGIISKIKPSTKQGILQTSVYLQSRDIQAVLMRISKMFLKLYDKKGVTIP from the coding sequence ATGGAGTATTTTATTTTTGTTATTATTCTACTTTTTGTACTAGCCATTGCAGATTTAATTGTAGGTGTAAGTAATGATGCTGTTAATTTTCTTAACTCAGCTATTGGTTCTAAAGCCGCTCCTTATAAAACTATTATCATTACAGCTATCATTGGTGTAATTTTAGGCTCCGTGTTCTCTAGCGGTATCATGGAAATTGCTCGGAAAGGTATATTTTATCCTCAACACTTTACTTTTGATATTATCCTTATCATCTTTCTAGCAGTTATGCTAACTGACATTATACTTCTAGATATATTTAATAGCCTAGGACTTCCTACCTCTACCACAGTTTCCATTGTGTTTGAACTATTGGGAGCAGCCTTAATTAGTGGTATTTTATTTTCCATGGCAAAAGATGATAAAATAAGTGAGATAGGAAAATACATCAACTTTGAAAGCACCTCTAATATTGTTTCAGGTATATTTCTATCCATACTAATAGCTTTCACGGCTGGAGTAGTTATACAGTATCTTTGCAGGCTATTGTTTACTTTTCAATATGAAAGTAAATTAGAAAAATATGGAGCTTTGTATTCGGGAGCTGGGATTACTTCCATTGTCTATTTTCTTCTCATAAAAGGGCTTAAAGGTACTACTATCATCAGTTCAGAATCTAGAGATTTCATAAATAATCATACTTGGACTATATTGGGAACTATATTTTTAGTAGCTACCACTATCTTATTCATACTACAAAAACAATATAAAATAAACCCTCTCAAAATAGTAGTTTTAGCTGGAACTTTTTCTCTTGCTATGGCTTTCGCTGGAAATGATTTAGTAAACTTTATAGGCGTTCCTATCACAGGTTTTTTAGCGTTTAATCATTGGAAAGAAACAGGAATCCCTGCCAACGAACTTTACCAAGATTATCTAGCTAGTAACGATGTTATTGTACCTAATTATATGCTCATTATAGCAGGGATAGTGATGGGGCTTACTATATGGCTAAGTGCCAAAGCTAAGAAGGTTACAGAAACGGAAGTTAATTTAGGCAGACAAGACGAAGGCGATGAACGGTTTAAACCCAATGCCATTTCACGAAGCATCGTTAATTCTTCTCTAGTTTTGGGTAATATTTTCAGTGTTATTATCCCTACTTCTATTGCAAAACGCTACAACAAAAGCTTTGAAAAAAGTAAAATAGAAGAAGCCACTGTTGTGCAAGAATCTCCTGCCTTTGATTTGGTAAGAGCTGCAACCAACCTTATAGTTGCTTCTATACTTATTGCATGGGCAACTTCTATGAAACTACCCCTATCCACTACCTATGTATCTTTTATGGTGGCTATGGGTTCCTCTTTGGCAGATAAAGCTTGGGGAAGAGAATCTGCGGTGTATAGAGTTGCTGGTGTGTTGTCTGTAATTGGTGGTTGGTTTATCACCGCATTTATTGCATTCACAGTATCTGCCTTATTTGCTTTTATTCTTTATAAAGGTGGAGAAATAGGTACATATATATTAGTAGCTTTGGTATTTACCTTTATTATAGCTTCTCAGATTTCATTCAGCAAAAAAGAAAAAAAAAATAAAACAGCAGAAGATAAATTCAGCATACTTGACCAAGAAGACCTTAATTTAGTAGAAAAATACCGTTCTCTAGTAAGTTCCGTAATTTCCGAAATTGCTCAAAGTTACGATGATGCCATTAACGGACTAAGACAAGGTGATATGGCAAAGCTAGAAAAAGCTCACAAAACAGTCTTAGATTTAGAGGAACATGGCAATAAATTAAAATCTAAAAGTATAAAATACATCAAAGGGCTTACCTCTGGAGACCGTGATACTTCCGAAGTACTGCTCCTTAGTAGTGATTTTATCCAAGACCTTACACAATCTACCAAATCACTAAGCAACGAGTGTCTTTTTTATGTTAAAAATCTACATCAACTTACTGATGTTGAGTTTATGAAAGAACTTGATATTCTAGAAACAAAAATGAATCAGTTTTTCAATCATATCTTAGTCTCTTTAGAACAGCCTGAAAGCGAAAGTCTAGATGAAATTAAAAAGCTGAGAAATGCTGTAAGAGCTCATATTAACGAAAAACTAGAGGGACAGATAGGCATCATTAGCAAAATCAAGCCTAGCACTAAACAAGGTATTCTCCAAACCAGCGTTTATCTCCAAAGTAGAGACATACAGGCAGTTCTTATGCGTATTTCCAAAATGTTTTTAAAATTATATGATAAAAAAGGCGTTACGATACCATAA
- a CDS encoding fumarate hydratase produces MEFHYQEPFPILKDDAPYKKLTSEYVKVEKLGDREILTVDPKGLELLAENALADVSFMLRPTHLQKLKNIIDDPEATDNDRFVAYNLLQNAAVAVEGALPSCQDTGTAICVAKKGENVYTGVNDAEWISKGIYNTYQSKNLRYSQIVPLTMFEEKNSGSNLPAQIDIYANKGSEYHFLFLAKGGGSANKTFLYQKTKSLLNEKNLEAFVKEKIMDLGTAACPPYHLALVIGGTSAEANLAAVKKASAGYYDNLPTEGNMGGQAFRDLEWEKKVQEICQKSAIGAQFGGKYLTHDVRVIRLPRHAASCPVGMGVSCSADRNIKGKITKDGIFLEQLEENPKKFLPETPPHLEAPVEIDLNRPMNEILAELSKYPIKTRLKLKGTLIVARDIAHAKIKELLDSGQPMPEYFKNHPIYYAGPAKTPEGMPSGSFGPTTAGRMDPYVDEFQKHGGSMIMLAKGNRSKEVTDACAKYGGFYLGSIGGPAAILAKENVKSVEVVDFPELGMEAVRKIEIENFPAFIITDDKGNDFFSSIAH; encoded by the coding sequence ATGGAATTTCATTACCAAGAACCTTTCCCTATCCTAAAAGACGACGCACCTTATAAAAAACTTACTTCCGAGTATGTAAAAGTGGAGAAATTAGGCGATAGAGAAATTTTAACCGTAGACCCTAAAGGACTAGAACTTTTAGCAGAAAATGCTTTAGCAGATGTTTCTTTTATGCTACGCCCTACCCATCTACAAAAATTAAAAAACATTATTGACGACCCAGAAGCTACCGATAACGATCGCTTTGTAGCGTACAATCTCCTTCAAAATGCTGCCGTTGCCGTGGAAGGTGCATTACCGTCTTGCCAAGATACAGGTACAGCAATATGTGTTGCAAAAAAGGGGGAAAATGTTTATACTGGCGTAAATGACGCTGAATGGATAAGTAAAGGGATTTACAACACCTATCAATCTAAAAATTTAAGATATTCTCAGATTGTACCTCTAACAATGTTTGAGGAAAAGAATTCTGGCTCTAACCTTCCTGCACAAATAGATATTTATGCAAACAAGGGCAGCGAATATCATTTCTTATTCTTAGCAAAAGGAGGCGGCTCTGCCAACAAGACTTTCCTTTATCAAAAAACCAAATCACTACTTAATGAGAAAAATTTAGAAGCTTTCGTTAAGGAAAAAATAATGGATTTAGGAACAGCTGCCTGTCCGCCGTACCATTTAGCTCTTGTTATTGGGGGAACTTCAGCGGAAGCTAACTTGGCTGCTGTAAAGAAAGCTAGTGCAGGTTATTATGACAATCTCCCAACGGAAGGTAATATGGGTGGACAAGCCTTTAGAGATTTAGAATGGGAAAAGAAAGTACAAGAAATTTGTCAGAAAAGTGCTATTGGGGCACAATTTGGTGGAAAATACCTTACGCATGATGTAAGAGTGATCCGTTTACCTCGCCACGCAGCAAGTTGCCCTGTAGGCATGGGGGTATCTTGTTCTGCAGACCGAAACATAAAAGGAAAAATCACTAAAGATGGTATCTTTTTGGAACAATTAGAAGAAAATCCAAAAAAATTCTTACCAGAAACGCCACCTCATCTAGAAGCTCCTGTAGAAATTGACCTTAACCGCCCAATGAATGAAATCCTAGCTGAGCTTTCTAAATATCCTATCAAAACAAGATTAAAACTTAAAGGAACTCTTATTGTTGCTAGAGACATTGCACATGCTAAAATAAAAGAGCTTTTAGATTCAGGTCAGCCAATGCCAGAGTACTTTAAAAATCACCCTATCTACTACGCTGGACCAGCTAAAACTCCAGAGGGAATGCCATCAGGAAGTTTCGGACCAACAACCGCAGGAAGAATGGACCCTTATGTAGATGAATTCCAAAAACATGGCGGAAGTATGATTATGCTGGCTAAAGGTAACAGAAGTAAAGAGGTAACAGATGCTTGTGCTAAATACGGTGGTTTCTATCTAGGCTCTATTGGTGGTCCTGCAGCAATACTTGCCAAAGAGAATGTTAAATCTGTGGAAGTGGTAGATTTCCCTGAGTTAGGTATGGAAGCTGTGAGAAAAATAGAAATAGAAAACTTCCCTGCATTTATCATCACTGATGACAAGGGTAACGATTTTTTCTCAAGCATTGCACACTAA
- the pepT gene encoding peptidase T, translating into MINIDFTQEWKDKLLARFLTYVKIYSTSDPESETTPSTPQQWDMANLLFNELKELGLEDVSIDEHGYVFGFIPSNLDNKEVPQIGFIAHYDSTPDFNGKGVNPQIWKNYDGGDLVLNQETGFTLSSSKFESLKDYIGQTLITTDGTTLLSADDKAGIAEIVTAAEYLIAHPEIKHGRISVGFNPDEEIGRGAHKFNVEKFGAEWAYTMDGGEVGELEYENFNAAGAVVKIHGLSVHPGYSYGKMVNAGLLAADFINRLPSNETPSTTRGFEGFYHLLEVNADVSEAKLQYIIRDHDAEKFEARKAFMLEKIKEFNAQYGEGVAEIEIKEQYRNMKQQFEGKMHIIDFAEEAMKIANIEPKIKAIRGGTDGAQLSYMGLPCPNIFAGGLNFHGPYEYVPLESMEKATKVILNIAQLVAEK; encoded by the coding sequence ATGATAAACATAGATTTTACCCAAGAATGGAAAGATAAACTACTCGCAAGATTTTTAACCTATGTTAAAATATACTCTACTAGCGACCCTGAAAGTGAAACTACACCATCTACACCTCAACAGTGGGATATGGCAAATCTACTCTTCAACGAACTTAAAGAACTAGGGTTAGAAGATGTTTCCATTGATGAACACGGCTATGTATTTGGCTTTATCCCTTCTAATTTAGACAATAAAGAAGTCCCTCAAATAGGATTTATTGCACACTATGATTCCACACCAGACTTTAATGGTAAAGGCGTTAATCCTCAAATATGGAAAAACTACGACGGCGGAGATTTAGTACTAAACCAAGAAACAGGCTTTACCCTTTCTTCTTCTAAATTTGAGAGCCTTAAAGATTATATTGGTCAAACCCTCATCACTACAGACGGTACTACCCTACTTTCTGCGGACGACAAGGCTGGTATCGCAGAAATCGTAACGGCAGCCGAGTACCTTATAGCTCACCCTGAAATTAAGCACGGTAGAATATCCGTAGGCTTTAACCCTGATGAAGAGATTGGACGAGGAGCCCACAAATTCAATGTAGAAAAATTTGGTGCAGAATGGGCATATACAATGGATGGCGGTGAAGTAGGCGAACTAGAATATGAAAACTTTAATGCTGCTGGTGCTGTTGTTAAAATACACGGTCTAAGTGTTCACCCAGGATATTCTTATGGTAAAATGGTAAATGCAGGACTTTTAGCTGCAGATTTCATAAACCGTCTTCCTTCTAACGAAACGCCTTCTACCACTAGAGGTTTTGAAGGTTTTTATCACTTACTAGAAGTAAATGCTGATGTTTCTGAAGCTAAGCTACAATACATCATTAGAGACCACGATGCGGAAAAATTTGAAGCTAGAAAGGCATTTATGCTAGAAAAGATTAAAGAATTTAATGCTCAATATGGAGAAGGTGTGGCAGAAATAGAAATTAAAGAGCAATACCGCAACATGAAGCAACAGTTTGAAGGAAAAATGCATATCATAGATTTTGCGGAAGAAGCAATGAAAATAGCTAATATAGAGCCAAAAATAAAAGCGATAAGAGGTGGCACAGACGGTGCTCAGCTGTCTTATATGGGATTACCATGTCCTAATATTTTTGCGGGAGGACTCAACTTCCACGGACCTTACGAGTATGTTCCTTTAGAAAGCATGGAGAAAGCCACTAAAGTGATACTAAACATTGCTCAACTAGTAGCCGAAAAATAA
- a CDS encoding DUF3817 domain-containing protein — MNIIDKFFSKYPEDKLIKWFKQICVAEAISCFLLYGIAMIWKRYDTEGLLPTIFIIIAGNIHGLFFTLYLLLCLPARRIFKWDDEDFVFALLAAFFPFATIWVERKLAKMDRE, encoded by the coding sequence ATGAATATAATTGATAAATTTTTCAGCAAATACCCTGAAGATAAACTCATAAAATGGTTTAAACAAATCTGCGTTGCAGAAGCCATTTCTTGCTTCTTACTCTACGGCATCGCTATGATTTGGAAGCGCTACGATACCGAAGGTCTTCTTCCTACGATATTCATCATTATTGCAGGTAATATACACGGTTTATTTTTTACTTTATACTTGTTGTTATGTCTTCCTGCAAGGAGAATTTTTAAATGGGACGATGAGGATTTCGTATTTGCTCTATTGGCGGCATTCTTTCCGTTCGCAACAATATGGGTAGAAAGAAAACTCGCAAAAATGGATAGAGAGTAA
- the nadD gene encoding nicotinate (nicotinamide) nucleotide adenylyltransferase → MKKVSLFFGSFNPIHIGHLILANYILEHSDMDELWFVVSPQNPFKEKKSLLADHNRLEMVELAIKNYPKMRASNIEFSLPQPSYTIDTLTYLHEKYPDHSFSLIMGEDNLASLHKWKNTDKLVEQHQIIVYPRIFEHTEEEYPYKNHPNIHQINAPIIELSSTEIRNMIKNGKNTRPMLPIEVFEYLDGSHFYK, encoded by the coding sequence ATGAAGAAAGTAAGCCTATTTTTCGGTTCATTTAACCCCATACATATTGGGCATCTTATCTTAGCTAACTACATTTTGGAACACTCCGATATGGACGAGCTTTGGTTTGTAGTAAGCCCTCAAAATCCGTTTAAGGAAAAAAAATCTTTACTAGCAGACCACAACCGCTTGGAAATGGTAGAGCTAGCCATTAAAAACTACCCTAAAATGAGAGCCTCTAATATAGAGTTTTCGCTCCCACAACCTAGCTATACCATAGATACCCTAACCTATCTTCATGAGAAATATCCTGACCATAGTTTCAGTCTTATCATGGGTGAAGACAACCTAGCGTCTCTACACAAATGGAAAAACACCGATAAGTTGGTAGAGCAGCACCAAATTATAGTTTACCCTAGAATTTTTGAACACACTGAGGAAGAATATCCTTACAAAAATCACCCTAACATTCACCAAATCAATGCTCCTATTATAGAGCTTTCTTCTACGGAAATTAGAAATATGATTAAGAATGGAAAAAATACCCGACCTATGCTCCCCATTGAAGTATTTGAGTATTTAGACGGAAGCCATTTTTATAAATAA
- the recJ gene encoding single-stranded-DNA-specific exonuclease RecJ, whose amino-acid sequence MNQKWIYKPEPSEEVVDALISSIGYGTLESKILVLREIDNYQKAREFFKPNLEDIHNPFLMADMQNAVERIATAIENGEKILVYGDYDVDGTTAVALMYLYLSKIVEKKYLDFYIPDRNTEGYGISKEGIDFAKENGFSLIIALDCGIKAIDKIDYAKELGIDFIICDHHLPGESIPKAVAVLDPKRTDCRYPFKELSGCGVGFKLCQGLNNIYKIPDEELYELTDLLAISIAADIVSMTGENRVLAKLGLKTLRKTRNLGIRLLIPKEKLATFDISNIVFEIAPKINAAGRISHGKAAVELMVSDNLKHATQIVENILNLNDHRREMDMSSTTAALQQVIDTQQTQNATTVVYGSDWNKGVIGIVASRLTETYYKPTVVFTDGNNGEIVASARSISDFDVHAALEECSDLFLKFGGHPAAAGLSMEKEKFELFKEKFEKTVAKNIKEHQKEPSITIDTVVDIDDLNKDFYNFHRKLAPFGPHNMKPILVLKNLNISGHVKQMGKDNSHIKFYIQNPNNKRNIECVGFKLGHFAEEFRNKTFDLAFTVEENHWKGNVTYYLNIKGVKFS is encoded by the coding sequence ATGAATCAAAAATGGATTTACAAACCAGAACCTAGCGAGGAAGTAGTAGATGCCCTTATTTCATCTATAGGCTATGGCACATTAGAGTCTAAAATACTCGTCCTCCGCGAGATAGATAATTATCAGAAAGCAAGAGAATTCTTTAAACCCAACCTTGAAGATATACACAACCCATTCTTAATGGCAGATATGCAAAACGCCGTAGAACGCATTGCTACCGCTATAGAAAACGGAGAAAAAATATTAGTCTACGGAGATTATGATGTAGATGGCACCACTGCCGTAGCGCTAATGTACCTATACCTTAGTAAAATTGTAGAGAAGAAATATCTAGATTTCTACATTCCTGACCGAAATACAGAAGGCTATGGTATTTCCAAAGAAGGGATAGATTTCGCCAAAGAAAACGGCTTTTCGCTAATTATTGCTTTAGATTGTGGCATAAAAGCTATTGATAAAATAGACTACGCTAAAGAGTTAGGAATAGACTTTATTATATGCGACCACCACTTACCAGGAGAAAGTATTCCTAAAGCAGTGGCGGTGCTAGACCCTAAAAGAACCGATTGCCGTTATCCTTTCAAGGAACTTTCGGGTTGTGGTGTAGGGTTTAAACTATGCCAAGGGCTCAACAATATTTATAAAATACCTGATGAAGAGCTGTATGAGCTTACGGACTTATTAGCCATTTCTATCGCAGCGGATATTGTCTCTATGACGGGCGAAAACCGTGTACTCGCAAAGTTAGGACTTAAAACCTTGAGAAAAACCAGAAATTTAGGTATAAGGCTTTTAATCCCAAAAGAAAAACTAGCGACTTTTGATATTTCTAATATCGTCTTTGAAATTGCTCCAAAAATAAATGCCGCGGGAAGAATTTCACACGGTAAAGCGGCTGTGGAACTCATGGTTTCAGATAACTTAAAGCACGCCACACAGATTGTAGAAAACATACTAAACCTCAACGACCACAGGAGAGAAATGGATATGAGTTCTACCACCGCTGCACTCCAGCAAGTAATAGACACCCAACAAACTCAAAACGCCACTACCGTAGTTTATGGCTCCGATTGGAATAAAGGTGTTATAGGAATTGTAGCTTCTAGGCTTACCGAAACTTATTATAAACCTACCGTTGTATTTACCGATGGTAATAATGGGGAGATTGTAGCTTCGGCAAGGTCGATATCAGATTTTGATGTTCATGCCGCTTTGGAAGAGTGTTCGGATTTATTTCTAAAATTCGGAGGACACCCTGCTGCTGCTGGGCTTTCTATGGAAAAAGAAAAATTTGAACTCTTTAAAGAAAAGTTTGAAAAAACGGTTGCAAAGAATATCAAAGAACATCAAAAAGAGCCTAGCATCACTATTGATACCGTGGTAGATATAGACGACTTAAATAAGGATTTCTATAACTTCCACAGAAAACTAGCTCCGTTTGGTCCTCATAATATGAAGCCTATTTTAGTCCTTAAAAACCTTAATATCAGTGGGCATGTAAAACAAATGGGTAAGGATAACAGCCACATTAAGTTTTACATTCAAAACCCTAACAACAAGCGAAATATAGAATGCGTAGGATTTAAACTAGGTCATTTTGCTGAAGAGTTCCGTAATAAAACCTTTGATTTAGCCTTTACCGTAGAAGAAAACCACTGGAAAGGAAATGTAACTTATTACCTCAACATCAAAGGCGTTAAATTCTCTTAA
- a CDS encoding HU family DNA-binding protein produces the protein MPIKYKVIQKGQPGVAGGGEKKYYASANVVSEKTLAGLTRDIEKISTVSGADIRAVLYALVDVMQSSLAEGQIIRLGELGSMRVSISSEGKAKEEEVTSAAIKNAKVVFTPGSDLKKMLATLSYEKL, from the coding sequence ATGCCAATTAAGTACAAAGTCATTCAGAAAGGGCAACCAGGAGTTGCCGGTGGAGGTGAGAAAAAATACTACGCTTCTGCCAATGTAGTCAGCGAAAAAACTTTAGCAGGACTTACCCGAGACATTGAGAAAATCTCAACGGTAAGCGGAGCGGACATCAGAGCGGTGCTTTACGCTTTGGTAGATGTAATGCAGTCTTCTCTAGCCGAAGGACAAATTATCCGCTTAGGAGAACTCGGTAGTATGAGAGTGAGCATCAGTAGCGAAGGTAAGGCTAAGGAAGAGGAAGTAACCTCAGCAGCTATTAAAAATGCCAAGGTGGTCTTTACCCCAGGTTCTGACCTGAAAAAGATGCTGGCAACGCTAAGCTACGAAAAGCTCTAG
- a CDS encoding GlmU family protein has protein sequence MQIVFSDAQYWGNFLPLTFTRPIAEMRCGILTFSERWQKLLDIQHTAYITEDYLQNKFPKPQAEESLFLVPNFIPTENVLNQIKDLKLGEALVYEDELIAARVNMKDFSLQQIEKMTDITEPLTFFKRPSDLFAFNDKAIDFDFELITKERTSQPLSETNGFLGNPENLFIEEGASIEYATINCQKGKIYIGKNAEVMEGCNLRGSIALCNNAIFNLGAKIYGATTVGPYCKIGGEVNNIIFFGYSNKGHDGFLGNSVVGEWCNFGADTNSSNLKNNYATVKLWNYQSKKFEDSGLQFCGLIMGDHSKTAINTQLNTGTIVGVAANIFKSGFPPNLVENFSWGGQRGDEKFNLKKAYEVAEKVMQRRNVTFSEDDQNILKWIYENY, from the coding sequence ATGCAAATTGTATTTTCTGACGCTCAATATTGGGGAAATTTCCTCCCACTTACTTTTACTAGACCCATCGCTGAAATGAGATGCGGCATACTTACTTTTTCTGAAAGATGGCAAAAGCTACTTGACATTCAGCACACCGCTTATATTACAGAAGACTATTTACAAAATAAATTCCCAAAGCCACAGGCTGAAGAGAGTCTTTTTTTAGTTCCTAACTTTATTCCTACAGAAAATGTACTGAACCAAATTAAAGACCTTAAACTTGGTGAGGCTCTCGTTTACGAAGATGAACTAATAGCAGCAAGAGTAAATATGAAAGATTTTTCTCTACAACAAATAGAGAAAATGACGGATATTACAGAACCTCTTACCTTTTTTAAAAGACCGTCTGATTTGTTCGCATTCAACGATAAAGCGATAGATTTTGATTTTGAACTCATCACCAAAGAAAGAACCTCTCAACCTCTTTCTGAAACCAACGGCTTTTTAGGTAACCCCGAGAACCTCTTTATAGAAGAAGGTGCTAGTATAGAATACGCAACCATCAACTGCCAAAAAGGAAAAATATACATCGGAAAGAATGCAGAAGTAATGGAAGGCTGTAATCTAAGAGGTTCTATTGCTTTATGTAATAATGCTATTTTCAATCTCGGTGCTAAAATCTACGGTGCTACTACTGTTGGTCCTTATTGTAAAATAGGTGGCGAGGTAAACAACATTATTTTCTTTGGGTACTCTAATAAAGGGCACGATGGTTTCCTAGGCAACTCTGTGGTGGGAGAATGGTGTAATTTTGGAGCGGATACCAATTCCTCTAACTTAAAAAACAACTACGCTACTGTAAAGCTGTGGAACTACCAGTCTAAGAAATTTGAAGATAGCGGACTGCAATTCTGTGGACTGATTATGGGCGACCACTCAAAAACGGCTATCAATACCCAGCTTAACACTGGGACTATTGTGGGCGTGGCGGCTAATATTTTTAAAAGTGGATTCCCACCTAACTTAGTAGAAAACTTTAGCTGGGGCGGACAAAGAGGAGATGAAAAATTTAATCTAAAAAAAGCCTATGAAGTTGCCGAGAAAGTAATGCAAAGACGAAATGTAACCTTCTCTGAAGACGACCAAAATATCCTTAAATGGATTTACGAAAATTACTAG
- a CDS encoding type B 50S ribosomal protein L31, producing MKKGIHPENYRLVVFKDMSNDEMFLCKSTAETKDTIEYEGQEYPLIKMEISSTSHPFYTGKVKLVDTAGRVDKFMNKYKKFAKN from the coding sequence ATGAAAAAAGGAATCCACCCTGAAAACTATAGATTAGTTGTTTTCAAAGATATGAGTAACGATGAAATGTTTCTTTGCAAATCTACTGCAGAAACTAAAGACACTATCGAGTACGAAGGTCAAGAATATCCACTAATCAAAATGGAAATTTCTTCTACTTCTCACCCGTTCTACACTGGTAAAGTAAAATTAGTAGATACTGCTGGTAGAGTAGATAAGTTTATGAACAAATACAAAAAATTCGCTAAAAACTAA
- a CDS encoding nucleotide pyrophosphohydrolase, which yields MAEIKQLQNQVDEWIKTVGVRYFNELTNMAILSEEVGEVARIIARRYGEQSEKETDKTKDLGEELADVLFVTLCLANQTGVDLQSAFDKKMKLKTERDAERHANNEKLKK from the coding sequence ATGGCTGAAATTAAACAATTACAAAATCAAGTAGATGAATGGATAAAGACAGTGGGCGTTCGTTATTTTAATGAATTAACGAATATGGCTATCTTATCCGAAGAGGTGGGCGAAGTGGCGAGGATTATCGCAAGACGATACGGAGAACAAAGCGAAAAAGAAACAGATAAAACTAAAGATTTGGGCGAAGAGTTGGCAGATGTACTTTTTGTAACGCTTTGTTTGGCTAACCAGACAGGAGTAGATTTACAGTCGGCATTTGACAAAAAGATGAAACTAAAAACCGAACGAGATGCCGAAAGACACGCCAATAATGAAAAGCTGAAAAAATAG